Proteins encoded by one window of Planctomycetia bacterium:
- a CDS encoding serine/threonine protein kinase, whose product MSENSNDTTQSFSTPEVDREERLAILLERWEDDVARGNSPTPAAIAVDFPELASDLERILLRLGKVASRAGSFDPKDPIQEFMTNFRVGRYSPVALRGQGGQGWIFEVQDGELPRRAALKCLRPFSAADSGARSRLALEAKIISKLEHPGIVPIYSLAGEQSDNPYYAMRLVDNEQTLRNAIDELHRVDASGQAADRFSKSLRELLRRFDTVCQTVAYAHSRGIIHRDLKPGNIMLDRFGVTLVIDWGLAKEIGTTAEDIANDPARESLRRLSSGDGQATLAGVALGTPAYMSPEQANGRWDQVGPASDIYSLGATLYTLLTGVVPFAESSADIPCDMLEVLKRVKAGESPRAPRKVLSSVPAPLEAICLKAMAPQPERRYATALELAVDIEKYLDDEPVGCWTEPLSIRVRRWVRRHHTFMVGAAAALLVAIVSTSAFAVRERRQNEELTQANARITRYATIARGTTRDLAAFAVGDPKFSNAVLTIITADVPESTAKGLEIACDSLRKLVAETPDDIESLRDLASLSQLLGIVQGNLGRRDDALRTLDQASQCWADVRRFQPNDLEAQGGEAVKLMTIARLHVLPVTTDAKLFNNAQILENMKKATPLLEKAIGAFRELIIKDPQNPSFQVLLADALQLSAQAKFFQLEDTRPLFEEALAISDKILIGDPHNLEYRRMNERMHFTVGIFTSQLADQIARKEPADRTDPISQALPLDKPSRSNEALALCEQAHAQLHPLIPKRFELSGFTRAYQSHLSIWGEILELQVREYASSQQIVKVRELLERALSVWEEWAAVDFLTPEAQRRLHWIRAVFAESAYKSTLLLDLSKAENQNEARRLLGASLNALSRLPADLPLAPEIDQLTADIRTLLATLPSPKDESRKKGRNFLQYIQP is encoded by the coding sequence ATGTCCGAGAACTCTAACGACACCACGCAGAGCTTCAGCACGCCGGAAGTCGATCGTGAAGAACGGCTGGCGATTCTGCTGGAGCGGTGGGAGGACGACGTCGCACGCGGCAACTCGCCGACGCCGGCCGCGATCGCCGTAGACTTCCCGGAGTTAGCGTCGGACTTAGAACGAATTCTGCTCCGCCTCGGAAAGGTTGCATCGAGAGCCGGAAGCTTCGATCCCAAGGATCCGATTCAAGAGTTCATGACAAACTTCCGCGTCGGCAGGTACTCTCCCGTCGCCTTACGAGGTCAGGGAGGACAAGGCTGGATCTTCGAAGTTCAAGACGGCGAACTTCCACGGCGCGCGGCGCTGAAGTGCTTGCGACCGTTTTCCGCTGCCGATTCCGGCGCGCGCAGCCGACTAGCGCTCGAGGCGAAGATCATCAGCAAGCTGGAGCATCCCGGCATCGTGCCGATCTACAGCCTGGCGGGAGAGCAAAGCGATAATCCTTATTACGCCATGCGCCTGGTCGATAATGAGCAGACGCTCCGGAACGCAATCGATGAGTTGCATCGTGTGGACGCTTCCGGCCAAGCCGCCGATCGATTCTCGAAGTCGTTGCGTGAACTTCTACGCAGGTTCGACACCGTCTGCCAAACCGTGGCCTACGCGCACAGCCGAGGGATCATTCACCGCGATCTCAAGCCGGGCAACATCATGCTCGACCGCTTCGGCGTGACCCTGGTGATCGACTGGGGGCTCGCTAAGGAGATCGGAACGACTGCGGAAGACATAGCGAACGACCCGGCTCGGGAATCGTTGCGGCGTCTGAGTTCAGGCGACGGGCAGGCTACGTTGGCGGGAGTCGCTTTGGGAACGCCGGCCTACATGAGCCCGGAACAAGCGAACGGCCGCTGGGACCAAGTCGGGCCGGCCAGCGATATTTATAGCCTAGGGGCCACGCTGTACACGCTGCTGACCGGCGTGGTGCCCTTCGCGGAATCGTCTGCCGATATTCCGTGCGACATGCTGGAAGTGCTCAAACGGGTGAAAGCCGGCGAATCCCCACGAGCGCCGCGGAAGGTTCTCTCAAGCGTTCCGGCACCGCTGGAGGCGATCTGCCTGAAGGCCATGGCCCCGCAGCCCGAGCGGCGCTACGCGACGGCCTTGGAACTCGCGGTCGATATCGAGAAGTATCTGGATGACGAGCCGGTCGGTTGCTGGACCGAGCCGCTGTCGATTCGCGTCAGGCGTTGGGTGAGGCGGCATCATACGTTCATGGTCGGCGCCGCTGCCGCACTTCTCGTGGCGATCGTATCGACGAGCGCATTTGCCGTTCGCGAGCGCCGACAGAATGAAGAATTGACCCAAGCCAATGCGCGGATCACTCGCTATGCCACGATAGCGCGCGGCACGACGCGCGACTTGGCGGCATTCGCCGTGGGTGACCCTAAGTTCTCGAACGCAGTTCTGACGATCATCACCGCCGATGTTCCGGAATCCACTGCGAAAGGCCTGGAAATCGCCTGCGATTCACTACGAAAACTCGTTGCCGAGACCCCCGACGACATTGAGTCTTTACGAGATCTCGCAAGCTTGAGCCAACTGCTCGGGATCGTTCAAGGAAATCTCGGCCGACGGGACGACGCCCTGCGAACGCTGGATCAGGCGTCTCAGTGCTGGGCGGATGTTCGTCGATTTCAACCGAACGACTTAGAAGCTCAAGGGGGCGAAGCAGTCAAACTGATGACGATCGCAAGACTGCATGTCCTGCCGGTGACCACCGACGCCAAGCTATTTAACAACGCTCAGATCTTGGAAAACATGAAAAAAGCGACGCCGCTGTTGGAAAAAGCCATCGGGGCTTTTCGTGAATTAATCATCAAGGATCCGCAAAATCCTTCTTTTCAAGTTCTACTAGCAGACGCTTTACAACTATCGGCCCAAGCGAAATTTTTTCAACTTGAAGATACTCGGCCTCTTTTCGAAGAGGCCCTCGCAATCAGCGATAAAATTTTGATCGGCGATCCGCACAACTTGGAATATCGCCGGATGAACGAGCGCATGCATTTCACCGTCGGCATTTTCACTTCTCAACTTGCCGATCAAATCGCGAGGAAAGAGCCGGCGGATCGAACAGATCCGATTTCACAAGCTCTCCCTTTAGATAAGCCATCGCGATCGAACGAAGCACTCGCACTTTGCGAACAAGCGCACGCCCAACTTCACCCTCTCATCCCCAAACGATTCGAACTTTCGGGCTTTACGAGAGCTTATCAGTCGCATCTCAGTATTTGGGGAGAGATCCTCGAGTTGCAGGTAAGAGAGTACGCATCGTCGCAACAAATCGTGAAAGTGCGAGAGCTATTGGAACGTGCGCTGTCCGTTTGGGAAGAATGGGCGGCGGTGGATTTCTTGACACCGGAAGCGCAGCGCCGACTCCATTGGATCAGAGCGGTATTCGCCGAGTCGGCCTACAAGAGCACGCTTCTATTAGATTTATCGAAAGCAGAGAACCAAAACGAGGCGAGAAGACTTCTCGGGGCGTCGTTGAATGCTCTAAGCAGGCTTCCGGCCGACTTGCCTTTGGCGCCGGAAATCGATCAGCTCACGGCCGATATCCGCACCCTTCTGGCGACACTTCCGTCGCCGAAAGACGAAAGCCGAAAGAAGGGCAGAAACTTTTTGCAATACATACAACCCTAA
- a CDS encoding sigma-70 family RNA polymerase sigma factor: protein MPSENPNVDTIQLQVLLDRANGGNSEARSELLDQSYSRMLRIAHKHLERYSIVRGNGQETNDVLHDAYVRINRALDELRPATVRQLMGLVALQTKRVLLDAVRVLRRRPSVGPFSPAGASDSAALLDPPAPPDPTGFPIWEVLELLDRLPTEEREIVESLILLELPAIEVAALLGISDDTVRRRWSRARVKLANLME from the coding sequence ATGCCCTCTGAAAACCCAAACGTCGACACCATCCAACTGCAAGTGCTGCTCGACCGCGCGAACGGCGGCAATTCGGAGGCGAGGAGCGAACTGCTCGATCAGTCGTATTCTCGGATGCTGAGGATTGCGCATAAACACTTGGAGCGATACTCGATCGTTCGCGGCAATGGGCAAGAAACTAACGATGTGCTGCACGATGCCTACGTGCGCATCAATCGAGCGTTGGATGAGCTTCGTCCGGCGACGGTTCGGCAACTGATGGGCTTGGTCGCACTGCAAACGAAACGCGTTCTCTTAGACGCCGTTCGGGTTCTCAGACGCCGTCCGTCGGTAGGGCCTTTTAGCCCGGCCGGTGCTTCCGATAGTGCGGCCCTACTCGATCCTCCCGCTCCGCCGGATCCGACGGGGTTTCCGATTTGGGAGGTGTTGGAACTGCTGGACCGATTGCCGACGGAGGAGCGCGAGATCGTGGAATCGTTGATCCTGCTCGAACTGCCGGCGATCGAAGTGGCTGCGCTATTGGGAATCAGCGACGACACCGTCCGACGGCGCTGGAGCCGAGCAAGGGTGAAGTTGGCGAACCTGATGGAATAA
- a CDS encoding Gfo/Idh/MocA family oxidoreductase produces the protein MPTRHLSSRRDLLAAAGAAAVASMTSAVEAAEEATQPEKILRIGVISAASSGKPQFKNGHTYNFAQGFHPTVNMDFIKRHLSQGQIDLYEKYFRNPNFNFARLPFPDTKITHYYDADPKSAAMFCEAFPGVQVAPSLEKMAEEVDAIWLGDASDEGFDHFDLLAPALARGLPTFCDKPIGGTVAQTKKILEFARKHKAPLMSSSLYRHQWGTEEALRIRDSGESGALEYVIACTAGAWSLPVWHIYGHHPVWLAMTLRGPGVKAVNMVASGNTAHALMTYEDRKPAEIWFGRPDKGSTYSFATAVFAKRTYEWSPAINEHYWLGHHYQIFRMADIFRHMVRTRVEPVPHQEILEVTAVLYAASKSLKEKSRLVELAEVMG, from the coding sequence ATGCCGACTCGTCATCTTTCCAGCCGTCGCGATTTGCTTGCCGCCGCCGGTGCGGCCGCCGTGGCGAGCATGACGTCCGCCGTCGAAGCAGCCGAGGAAGCGACTCAGCCCGAGAAGATCTTGCGGATCGGAGTGATCTCGGCCGCGTCGAGCGGCAAGCCGCAGTTCAAAAACGGCCACACATACAACTTCGCGCAGGGCTTCCATCCGACCGTCAACATGGACTTCATCAAGAGGCATCTCTCGCAAGGTCAAATCGACCTCTACGAAAAATACTTCCGCAATCCGAACTTCAACTTCGCGCGGCTACCGTTTCCCGACACGAAGATCACGCACTACTACGACGCCGATCCGAAATCGGCCGCGATGTTCTGCGAGGCGTTTCCCGGTGTGCAGGTAGCGCCGTCGCTCGAGAAGATGGCGGAAGAAGTCGACGCGATCTGGCTCGGCGACGCATCGGATGAAGGCTTTGATCACTTCGATCTCCTTGCGCCGGCGCTGGCCCGCGGCTTGCCGACCTTCTGCGACAAGCCGATCGGCGGCACCGTCGCGCAGACGAAGAAAATCCTCGAGTTCGCTCGGAAGCACAAAGCGCCGCTGATGTCGTCGAGCTTGTATCGCCATCAATGGGGAACCGAAGAAGCGCTCCGCATTCGCGACTCCGGCGAATCCGGAGCGCTCGAATACGTGATTGCCTGCACGGCCGGCGCTTGGTCGCTCCCGGTCTGGCATATTTACGGCCATCATCCGGTCTGGCTGGCAATGACGCTGCGCGGCCCCGGCGTGAAGGCCGTGAATATGGTTGCCAGCGGCAACACGGCTCACGCACTCATGACGTATGAAGATCGCAAGCCGGCCGAGATTTGGTTCGGCCGGCCCGACAAGGGGTCGACCTATAGCTTCGCCACTGCGGTATTCGCAAAGCGGACCTACGAGTGGAGCCCGGCGATCAACGAGCATTACTGGCTCGGGCACCACTACCAAATCTTCCGCATGGCCGACATTTTTCGCCACATGGTGCGTACGCGCGTGGAGCCGGTGCCGCACCAAGAGATCCTCGAAGTCACGGCCGTCCTCTATGCCGCTTCGAAATCGCTGAAGGAAAAGAGCCGCTTGGTGGAACTGGCCGAAGTCATGGGATAA